In Syntrophomonadaceae bacterium, a genomic segment contains:
- the lysS gene encoding lysine--tRNA ligase, with protein MGMETELNELMQVRHQKLDELRATGMDPFGGRFEVSHHAGQVLALEAHLENQEVSLAGRLIAKRGHGKASFAHLLDVTGQIQVYARQDEIGEKMYKLFTELDLGDIIGVAGPVFKTRTGETTINIRRITLLCKSLRPLPEKWHGLKDVDLRYRQRYVDLIANPEVRKVFLLRSGIIKAMRRFLDDRGFLEVETPTMHTIAGGAAARPFITHHNALDIDIYMRIALELHLKRLLVGGMERVYELGRVFRNEGISTKHNPEFTMMELYQAYADYSDMMTLTEEMIAYIAQENLGTTRISYQGQSIDLTPPWPRLTMLEAVKRYGRVDFNLINSDAAAREAAQEIGVLVGATDTWGKVINEVFEAVVEPYLVQPTFILDYPIEISPLAKQKKEDPRLTCRFEAFITCRELANAFSELNDPIDQKQRFLEQAKQRAAGDEEAHMMDEDFVRALEYGMPPAGGLGVGIDRLVMLLTDMPSIRDVILFPTMKPREE; from the coding sequence ATGGGAATGGAAACTGAACTTAATGAATTAATGCAGGTTCGACACCAAAAATTGGACGAGCTCCGGGCTACCGGGATGGATCCTTTCGGTGGCAGGTTTGAAGTCAGCCACCATGCGGGACAAGTGTTAGCTTTGGAGGCGCATTTAGAAAACCAGGAAGTTTCTTTGGCAGGGCGGTTGATTGCTAAAAGGGGACATGGGAAGGCCAGTTTTGCTCATCTACTTGATGTTACCGGACAAATTCAGGTCTATGCCCGGCAGGATGAGATTGGCGAAAAAATGTACAAGTTATTTACAGAGCTGGATTTGGGCGATATTATCGGTGTCGCCGGTCCAGTCTTTAAGACAAGAACAGGTGAAACAACCATCAATATCAGACGGATTACCCTCTTGTGCAAGTCTTTGCGACCATTGCCGGAGAAGTGGCATGGGCTCAAAGACGTCGACCTGCGCTATCGCCAGCGGTATGTTGATCTGATAGCAAACCCTGAGGTGCGGAAGGTATTTCTTTTGCGCAGCGGCATTATCAAGGCAATGCGCCGGTTTCTGGATGACCGCGGCTTTCTGGAAGTTGAGACCCCGACCATGCATACCATCGCTGGCGGTGCTGCCGCCAGGCCTTTTATCACCCACCATAATGCCCTTGATATAGACATCTACATGCGCATTGCCTTGGAACTGCATCTTAAAAGGTTGCTGGTTGGAGGTATGGAGAGGGTTTACGAATTAGGGCGGGTTTTTCGAAATGAAGGTATTTCAACAAAACATAATCCCGAGTTCACCATGATGGAACTGTATCAGGCCTATGCGGACTATTCCGATATGATGACCCTGACCGAAGAAATGATTGCCTATATCGCTCAGGAAAATTTGGGGACTACAAGGATAAGTTATCAAGGGCAGTCCATTGATCTTACGCCACCCTGGCCGCGCTTAACCATGCTGGAGGCAGTGAAGAGGTATGGAAGAGTAGATTTTAACTTGATAAATTCCGATGCTGCCGCCAGAGAAGCAGCGCAGGAAATAGGGGTTCTTGTGGGTGCAACCGATACCTGGGGTAAAGTAATTAATGAAGTTTTTGAGGCTGTTGTGGAACCATACCTGGTGCAGCCAACTTTTATCCTGGATTATCCGATTGAAATATCGCCCCTGGCCAAACAGAAAAAAGAAGATCCCAGGCTGACCTGCCGGTTTGAGGCCTTTATTACCTGCCGGGAACTGGCCAATGCTTTTTCGGAACTAAACGATCCCATTGATCAAAAACAACGCTTCCTCGAACAGGCTAAACAAAGAGCAGCCGGTGACGAAGAAGCTCATATGATGGATGAAGATTTTGTTCGGGCTTTGGAATACGGGATGCCGCCTGCAGGAGGACTGGGAGTAGGTATCGATAGGCTGGTAATGCTTCTGACCGATATGCCCTCAATCAGAGATGTAATTCTGTTTCCCACCATGAAACCAAGAGAAGAATAG
- the greA gene encoding transcription elongation factor GreA: MMSEKEVMLTVEGLRKLEQELEHLKSVRRKEVAERIKQAIEFGDISENSEYEDAKNEQAFIEGRILTLEKKLRNARIIDDTGLDTGKVSLGSKVVLKDLECGDVLEYVIVGSMEADPSAAKISNESPVGKAIMGQRIGAVVEVLVPVGLLKYELLEILP; this comes from the coding sequence ATCATGTCTGAAAAGGAAGTAATGCTTACGGTTGAGGGTTTAAGAAAGCTGGAGCAGGAACTGGAGCACCTGAAGTCCGTTAGGCGTAAAGAGGTTGCAGAAAGAATTAAGCAGGCAATTGAGTTCGGTGATATTAGCGAAAACTCGGAATATGAAGACGCGAAGAATGAACAGGCATTTATCGAAGGACGCATTCTTACTTTGGAAAAAAAGCTGCGCAATGCCAGAATTATTGATGATACTGGATTAGATACCGGCAAGGTGTCCTTAGGTTCAAAGGTGGTGCTTAAGGATTTAGAGTGCGGGGATGTTCTGGAATATGTAATCGTTGGCTCGATGGAGGCTGACCCGTCAGCTGCCAAGATATCCAACGAATCTCCGGTGGGCAAAGCTATTATGGGCCAGCGGATTGGCGCCGTGGTTGAGGTCCTGGTTCCGGTGGGATTATTGAAGTATGAGCTGCTTGAAATACTGCCCTAG
- a CDS encoding shikimate dehydrogenase, producing MNKFAFMIHPIDISDVSRKFKIASKLPDSWVEGAVKYIPSLKVSHITGVKSAHSEIEGWFVGCPLTTRQMLNLPPDYVLQKIIKTGRLAEKLGAQILGLGAMTSVVGDAGVTVAKNLGIAVTTGNSYTVATAMEGTRKAAQMMGIELEKAEIAVIGATGSIGAVCARLMAKETKYLTLVARSEDKLDRLAAKIMEETGLAVKVTRNIKEAIRRAKIIITVTSDGGAVIEPEDLLPGAVVCDVARPRDVSKKVVETRDDVLVIEGGVVEVPGNVNFNFNFGFPPKTSYACMAETMMLALEGRLENFTLGRDLSLEQVEETERLAAKHGFKLAGFRSFERAILPEQIDAIRERAKKLGSKGNDFHQPVNFLAPAAGKGKQKNNTAPNPLL from the coding sequence ATGAATAAATTTGCCTTTATGATTCACCCGATAGATATTTCTGATGTCTCACGCAAATTTAAAATCGCCAGTAAGCTGCCGGATAGCTGGGTTGAAGGGGCAGTAAAATACATACCGTCGCTCAAGGTTTCTCATATTACCGGTGTGAAATCCGCCCATAGCGAGATAGAAGGCTGGTTCGTTGGCTGCCCTCTGACAACGCGGCAGATGCTAAATTTACCACCTGACTATGTGCTGCAAAAAATCATCAAGACCGGCCGGTTGGCAGAAAAACTGGGAGCGCAAATCCTGGGTTTGGGAGCGATGACTTCGGTGGTGGGAGATGCAGGCGTTACAGTGGCTAAAAACCTTGGAATTGCAGTTACCACTGGAAATAGCTACACTGTGGCGACTGCCATGGAGGGGACCAGGAAAGCTGCCCAAATGATGGGAATAGAGTTGGAAAAAGCGGAAATTGCTGTTATTGGGGCTACGGGATCAATTGGCGCTGTCTGTGCCAGGCTGATGGCTAAAGAAACAAAATACCTTACCCTGGTGGCCCGCAGTGAGGATAAGCTGGATCGGCTGGCAGCCAAGATTATGGAAGAAACCGGGTTGGCTGTAAAGGTTACCCGAAACATTAAGGAGGCAATCCGCCGGGCTAAAATAATCATTACAGTTACCTCTGACGGTGGGGCTGTTATTGAGCCGGAAGACTTGCTGCCGGGGGCCGTAGTTTGTGATGTTGCCAGACCAAGGGATGTATCTAAAAAAGTGGTAGAAACCAGGGATGACGTTTTGGTGATCGAGGGCGGTGTGGTAGAGGTGCCGGGCAATGTAAACTTTAATTTTAATTTCGGTTTCCCGCCGAAAACTTCTTATGCCTGTATGGCCGAAACAATGATGCTGGCTCTGGAAGGACGGTTAGAAAACTTTACCCTCGGCAGAGACCTGAGCCTGGAACAGGTAGAAGAAACAGAGCGGCTGGCCGCAAAGCATGGCTTTAAGCTAGCGGGTTTCCGCAGTTTTGAGCGGGCCATCCTCCCTGAACAGATTGACGCCATCCGGGAGCGGGCTAAAAAATTAGGGTCCAAGGGGAATGATTTTCATCAGCCGGTGAATTTCCTTGCCCCGGCTGCCGGAAAAGGGAAACAGAAAAATAATACCGCTCCAAATCCGCTCCTGTAA
- a CDS encoding quinate 5-dehydrogenase, producing the protein MKRVVSVSLGSSKRDHNVETEILGQKFAIERRGTDGDMGKAIAMIKELDGQVDAFGLGGTDLYVYAGNRRYVLRDAKRIVEAAKITPVVDGSGLKNTLERRVVSYLAEQQGIQFKDKKVLVVSAVDRFGMAEALVDTGAAVVFGDLIFVLGLPIPIRSLATIGVIARLLMPVVSQVPFAWLYPTGERQEIILSKHEKYYQEADIIAGDFHLIRRYLPDVLKGKTILTNTVTPADIDLLRQRGIATLVTTTPELNGRSFGTNVMEGVLVSLMGKKPEQIAVDEYIQLLDQMGWQPRIEKLN; encoded by the coding sequence GTGAAGAGGGTTGTCAGTGTTAGTTTGGGGTCTTCCAAACGAGACCATAATGTTGAGACGGAGATTTTAGGCCAAAAATTTGCCATCGAGCGCCGGGGTACCGATGGAGATATGGGTAAGGCCATTGCGATGATTAAAGAACTCGATGGTCAGGTAGACGCTTTCGGCTTAGGTGGCACAGATCTTTATGTTTATGCGGGCAATCGCCGCTATGTGCTGCGGGATGCAAAGAGAATAGTCGAAGCAGCGAAGATTACTCCTGTCGTTGACGGCAGCGGGCTAAAAAACACCCTGGAGCGCAGGGTAGTCAGCTATTTGGCAGAGCAGCAAGGGATACAATTTAAGGACAAAAAAGTTCTTGTGGTCAGTGCGGTGGACAGATTTGGGATGGCCGAGGCCCTGGTTGATACAGGTGCTGCTGTGGTATTTGGAGACCTGATTTTTGTGTTGGGGTTGCCGATCCCTATTCGTAGCCTTGCTACAATCGGTGTTATTGCAAGGCTTTTAATGCCGGTAGTATCTCAGGTGCCTTTTGCATGGCTTTACCCAACCGGAGAGCGGCAAGAGATCATTCTGTCCAAACATGAAAAATATTACCAGGAAGCAGACATTATTGCCGGGGATTTTCACTTGATTCGCCGCTATCTGCCTGATGTTCTGAAGGGCAAAACTATTTTAACCAACACAGTGACCCCCGCAGATATAGATCTTTTGCGTCAGAGGGGAATAGCAACCCTGGTGACCACAACCCCGGAGCTAAACGGCAGGTCTTTTGGAACCAATGTAATGGAAGGAGTGTTGGTTTCCCTCATGGGTAAAAAACCGGAACAGATTGCTGTGGATGAATATATCCAACTCCTTGATCAGATGGGTTGGCAGCCCCGGATCGAAAAATTAAACTGA
- a CDS encoding transcriptional regulator, translating to MELQRIGEKLISRNKINNIIDQIVELRLRGFSQQEVANRLNLDRTFISRLEKIGEVRKGNKVAVVGFPVENKRELVDMLAREGVDFWFLMTDQERWEYARNQNGLDFMNHLMELVARIRSHDVVVVLGSNYRIRLSEALLDREVVGVELGQSPIAGDVHVDPEALARLIRSLITREKGELACEEGCQC from the coding sequence ATGGAGCTGCAAAGAATCGGAGAAAAATTGATCAGCCGCAACAAAATCAATAACATTATTGATCAAATAGTGGAACTCAGGCTGAGGGGTTTTTCTCAGCAAGAAGTTGCTAACCGTCTGAATTTGGACAGAACCTTTATTTCGAGGCTGGAAAAAATAGGAGAAGTCCGCAAGGGAAATAAAGTGGCAGTCGTAGGTTTCCCGGTGGAAAATAAAAGGGAACTGGTTGATATGTTGGCTAGAGAAGGGGTAGACTTCTGGTTTTTGATGACGGATCAGGAACGATGGGAATATGCCCGCAATCAAAACGGTTTGGATTTTATGAACCACTTGATGGAGTTGGTCGCCAGAATCCGCTCCCATGATGTGGTGGTGGTGCTTGGTTCAAATTATCGGATCAGGTTAAGCGAAGCCTTGCTTGATCGGGAAGTAGTTGGAGTTGAGTTGGGTCAGTCTCCCATAGCGGGAGATGTGCATGTTGACCCGGAAGCCCTGGCAAGGTTAATTCGTTCCCTTATTACAAGGGAGAAAGGAGAATTGGCCTGTGAAGAGGGTTGTCAGTGTTAG
- the dusB gene encoding tRNA dihydrouridine synthase DusB — protein sequence MQIGNVLIPNRIVSAPMAGISDKAFRMLAKEAGCGLIFSEMISDKALLFNNQRTRLLLDLAGETGPIAVQIFGSDPEEMAAAAELVEQNGAHLIDINMGCPTPKIVKNREGAALMRDPDLAAAIVYSVVKAVKVPVTVKIRRGWDESSVNGVEIARLVAKNGASAVTVHGRTRTQFYSGQADWGIIRQVVEAVDVPVIGNGDIFTPEDAVRMLSATGCAGVMIGRGSMGNPWIFHRTAAMIERGEKVPPPSDVERIQMALRHLKMAVEFKGEWTGVREMRKHLAWYLKGLRGAARIRDQINQLTEMKEIEHLLLTCLKELM from the coding sequence ATGCAGATTGGTAATGTGCTGATCCCAAACAGGATTGTGTCTGCCCCGATGGCTGGTATCAGCGATAAGGCCTTCCGGATGCTGGCGAAAGAGGCAGGATGTGGACTGATCTTTAGTGAAATGATCAGCGATAAAGCCCTCTTGTTTAATAACCAGCGGACAAGGCTGCTCCTTGATTTAGCGGGAGAAACAGGCCCGATAGCCGTTCAGATTTTTGGTTCTGATCCGGAAGAAATGGCTGCCGCAGCAGAGCTGGTGGAACAAAATGGGGCGCATTTGATTGATATCAATATGGGATGTCCTACGCCGAAAATTGTCAAAAACAGGGAGGGAGCTGCTTTAATGCGGGACCCTGACCTGGCGGCAGCAATTGTCTACTCTGTGGTTAAGGCAGTGAAAGTTCCGGTAACCGTGAAAATAAGGCGGGGCTGGGATGAGAGCAGTGTTAACGGGGTAGAGATAGCCAGGCTGGTGGCAAAAAACGGAGCCTCCGCAGTGACTGTCCATGGCCGTACCCGCACGCAGTTTTACAGTGGGCAGGCTGACTGGGGGATCATCCGCCAGGTAGTTGAAGCGGTGGATGTGCCGGTAATCGGCAACGGGGATATCTTTACACCTGAGGATGCGGTGCGAATGCTCTCTGCGACAGGCTGTGCCGGAGTAATGATCGGGCGGGGCAGCATGGGAAACCCCTGGATTTTTCACCGGACGGCAGCTATGATTGAGCGCGGAGAAAAGGTGCCCCCACCCTCAGATGTGGAGCGAATTCAAATGGCCCTCCGCCACCTCAAAATGGCAGTGGAATTTAAGGGGGAATGGACTGGTGTGCGGGAAATGCGGAAGCATCTGGCGTGGTACCTTAAAGGGCTGCGGGGCGCCGCCCGCATCAGGGACCAGATAAACCAACTGACCGAAATGAAAGAGATAGAGCATCTCCTGCTGACTTGTTTGAAAGAGCTTATGTGA
- a CDS encoding type III pantothenate kinase, producing the protein MLLVIDVGNTNIVLGVYEGEKLAVNWRVSTDRQRTADELGMLFKQLFDYYGLAMSMVNGIAISSVVPPLTPILETASRRYFRVEPLVIGPGVKTGMPIRFDNPKEVGADRIVNAVAAYELYGGPVVAVDFGTATTFDAISGDGEYLGGAIAPGIGISMEALFLHAAKLPRVELARPKYVIGKNTVSAMQAGIIFGFVGQLEGIVARMKAELGGSAFVVATGGLAKLIGPESPAINKVDPFLTLEGLRIIYKRNTMRPLDEK; encoded by the coding sequence ATGCTTTTGGTGATTGACGTTGGCAATACCAATATCGTACTGGGGGTCTACGAGGGAGAAAAGCTAGCCGTAAATTGGCGGGTTTCCACGGACCGGCAAAGAACAGCCGATGAGTTAGGGATGCTGTTTAAGCAACTGTTCGATTACTATGGCCTGGCAATGTCAATGGTAAATGGTATAGCAATTTCATCCGTAGTTCCGCCGCTGACTCCGATCCTGGAGACAGCTTCCCGGCGTTATTTTCGGGTGGAGCCTCTGGTCATTGGTCCGGGAGTAAAAACAGGCATGCCCATCAGGTTTGATAATCCCAAAGAGGTTGGGGCAGACCGGATTGTCAACGCGGTCGCCGCCTATGAATTATATGGTGGCCCAGTTGTGGCAGTTGATTTTGGCACGGCTACCACTTTCGATGCCATTTCCGGTGATGGGGAATACTTGGGGGGGGCCATTGCCCCAGGGATAGGGATTTCCATGGAAGCTCTTTTTCTGCATGCGGCTAAACTACCCCGGGTAGAATTGGCCCGCCCCAAATATGTAATTGGCAAAAATACGGTATCTGCTATGCAGGCTGGCATCATTTTTGGGTTTGTCGGGCAGTTGGAAGGGATTGTTGCGCGGATGAAAGCTGAACTGGGCGGCAGTGCTTTTGTAGTAGCTACCGGAGGCCTGGCAAAGCTAATTGGACCGGAAAGCCCGGCTATCAATAAGGTGGACCCCTTTCTTACTCTGGAAGGTTTAAGGATTATTTACAAACGGAATACCATGCGCCCTTTGGATGAAAAATAA
- a CDS encoding biotin transporter BioY: MKLRSLILVALFAAITSVLAQVSIPVPFSPVPLTGQTFAVFLAGAILGSKLGAMSMVVYLLLGAIGLPVFAQAKAGIGVLIGHTGGYLFGFVVGAYILGKIVENSKGAGYGRMLTGMVASLVIAYTLGAIQLALVLGWPMEKAVMLGVIPFIPLDGLKIILAAGVAISVRRSLLAAGLLPESSARA, encoded by the coding sequence ATGAAACTGCGATCTCTAATTTTGGTGGCGTTGTTTGCAGCGATTACCTCAGTGTTAGCCCAAGTATCCATTCCGGTGCCTTTTTCTCCGGTGCCCCTCACCGGGCAGACCTTTGCCGTTTTTTTGGCCGGAGCAATTCTTGGCAGCAAGTTAGGGGCCATGTCGATGGTAGTGTATTTGCTTTTAGGAGCGATCGGCTTGCCAGTATTTGCCCAGGCCAAAGCCGGGATTGGTGTGCTTATTGGCCATACAGGCGGTTACTTGTTTGGGTTTGTTGTGGGTGCTTATATTTTAGGCAAAATTGTCGAGAACAGTAAAGGAGCCGGTTACGGGCGGATGTTAACAGGCATGGTGGCAAGCCTGGTCATTGCTTATACCCTGGGAGCGATTCAACTGGCCCTGGTACTGGGATGGCCAATGGAAAAGGCAGTGATGCTGGGGGTAATCCCCTTTATTCCTTTAGATGGCCTGAAGATAATCCTGGCAGCTGGAGTAGCCATTTCTGTCCGCCGTTCTCTTCTTGCCGCCGGATTGCTGCCGGAAAGTTCCGCCAGAGCCTAG
- a CDS encoding biotin--[acetyl-CoA-carboxylase] ligase: MKKDILALLRQSSGEYLSGEELSRRLGVSRTAVWKHIQSLREAGYQIDSQPRRGHCLLAVPDKLYPEEISAGWNAGKLGQSVCYFAEVVSTNEEARRLAEKGAEEGTVVLADSQTGGKGRMGRHWHSPAGKGILISIILRPAIQPSRAPHLTMVAAVAAANAIEKVSGLKPGIKWPNDILVNGKKVCGILTELKAETERIHYGIVGIGLNVNLSIEDLLPDLYTTATSLAIERGQPFSRVLLTQSLLAHMEAFYFSYLNQGFNPIKDAWKKMNVTLGRPVQVKAPEGQFSGIALDIDDNGALLVAGEVGIKSFYAGDVTLRAEG, translated from the coding sequence TTGAAAAAAGACATTCTAGCCTTGTTGCGGCAGAGCAGTGGAGAATACCTGTCCGGAGAAGAACTGAGCCGCCGGCTGGGGGTCAGCCGGACGGCTGTATGGAAGCACATCCAATCTTTAAGAGAAGCAGGATATCAGATTGATTCCCAGCCCCGGAGAGGCCATTGCCTGTTGGCTGTTCCGGATAAGCTTTACCCTGAAGAGATATCCGCAGGGTGGAATGCGGGCAAGCTTGGCCAGTCAGTCTGTTATTTTGCGGAAGTTGTTTCAACCAATGAGGAGGCCCGTCGCTTGGCGGAGAAAGGAGCGGAAGAAGGTACTGTAGTGCTGGCCGATAGCCAGACAGGCGGAAAGGGCCGGATGGGTCGCCACTGGCATTCACCTGCCGGCAAGGGAATATTGATTTCCATCATACTTAGGCCGGCCATTCAGCCGTCAAGGGCGCCACACCTGACCATGGTGGCGGCTGTGGCTGCGGCGAATGCGATTGAAAAAGTGAGCGGTTTAAAGCCCGGCATCAAGTGGCCGAATGACATCCTGGTTAACGGCAAGAAAGTATGCGGAATTTTAACAGAGTTAAAGGCGGAAACGGAACGAATCCATTATGGGATTGTTGGAATTGGGTTAAATGTTAACCTTTCCATAGAGGACTTGCTCCCAGATCTATATACTACAGCAACTTCCCTGGCTATCGAAAGAGGGCAGCCTTTCTCCAGGGTGCTATTGACTCAAAGCCTGCTGGCCCATATGGAGGCGTTTTACTTCTCCTATTTAAACCAGGGGTTTAATCCGATCAAGGACGCCTGGAAAAAAATGAATGTTACTCTAGGCAGGCCAGTCCAGGTTAAAGCTCCCGAGGGGCAGTTTTCCGGAATTGCCCTGGATATTGACGATAACGGAGCCCTATTGGTAGCAGGGGAGGTGGGGATAAAGAGTTTCTATGCGGGGGACGTCACATTAAGGGCCGAGGGGTAA
- a CDS encoding D-aminoacylase — protein MRLSRRRFITGAASVAVVSFLGQPYWHQWLTPGAAESRDQDPVTAPPVPEPQLLDCDIYLKGGLVVDGTGSRARFADVAVKGEHVVAVGSFIPVPGARSIDVKGLVVAPGFIDIHTHTERYWLTGKPGEMVLLQGVTTQIGGNCGTSVPSIENYFNALGPTGVNFGLFVGYRPLREKVAGGVNRTTNYVEVKEMQEDLAQGLMAGAFGLSVGLDYWPQSLAKTEELVELCRVLKEFGGFYSAHIRCEEDNVLTSLEEAIEIGFRAQVPVQYSHVKTAQRQNWGKMGRVLTMMEEAAKSGLDITGDAYAYQFSSLDVGSTRESIGPDDMRMALQHPLIMMASDGGLRSDGSVIHPRSYGNYPRVLGRFVREEGLLTLEEAVRKMTSLPAKRLGLADRGLLAPGFKADIAVFNAESILDRALREKPNILATGVEWVLVNGTLAVEGGQATGVLAGQPLKNTRTSRIA, from the coding sequence ATGCGGTTGTCACGCCGGCGGTTTATTACTGGGGCTGCTTCTGTTGCGGTAGTGTCTTTTTTGGGCCAGCCTTACTGGCACCAATGGCTGACACCTGGAGCGGCAGAAAGCCGGGATCAGGATCCTGTAACTGCCCCTCCTGTGCCAGAACCACAACTGCTGGATTGCGATATTTATTTAAAAGGTGGTCTGGTGGTGGATGGAACTGGATCCAGGGCCAGGTTTGCTGATGTGGCCGTAAAGGGAGAGCATGTAGTTGCGGTGGGCAGTTTTATTCCGGTTCCTGGCGCCAGATCCATCGATGTCAAAGGCCTGGTTGTAGCGCCGGGTTTTATTGATATCCATACCCATACCGAGCGATACTGGCTAACCGGAAAGCCGGGGGAAATGGTGCTTTTGCAAGGAGTTACCACCCAAATTGGCGGCAACTGTGGCACTTCTGTCCCGTCGATTGAAAACTATTTTAATGCCTTGGGTCCGACAGGGGTCAACTTTGGGCTGTTTGTCGGTTACAGGCCCCTGCGTGAGAAGGTTGCCGGCGGGGTCAACCGGACGACGAATTATGTGGAAGTAAAAGAGATGCAGGAGGATTTAGCCCAGGGGCTGATGGCGGGAGCCTTTGGTCTGTCAGTAGGACTGGATTACTGGCCCCAATCCCTGGCAAAAACAGAGGAACTGGTGGAACTTTGCCGGGTGCTGAAAGAATTTGGCGGCTTTTACAGCGCTCATATCAGGTGTGAAGAGGATAATGTCCTGACATCACTGGAGGAGGCTATTGAAATTGGTTTCCGGGCTCAGGTGCCGGTGCAGTATTCCCACGTAAAAACCGCCCAGCGGCAGAACTGGGGCAAAATGGGCCGGGTCTTAACAATGATGGAAGAGGCGGCTAAAAGCGGCTTGGACATTACCGGGGATGCTTATGCATACCAGTTTTCCAGCCTGGACGTGGGAAGCACCAGGGAGTCGATCGGGCCTGATGATATGCGAATGGCCTTGCAGCACCCGTTAATCATGATGGCAAGTGATGGCGGCCTTAGATCCGATGGCTCTGTTATTCACCCCAGATCCTATGGTAATTATCCCCGTGTGCTGGGTCGCTTTGTCAGAGAGGAAGGATTGCTTACTCTGGAAGAGGCGGTAAGAAAGATGACTTCCTTGCCTGCTAAACGGCTGGGCCTGGCGGATAGGGGCCTTTTGGCGCCAGGATTCAAGGCTGATATTGCGGTATTTAATGCGGAATCCATCCTTGACCGGGCCTTGCGGGAAAAACCCAATATTTTAGCGACAGGGGTGGAATGGGTTTTGGTCAATGGTACTCTGGCAGTTGAAGGGGGTCAGGCCACTGGCGTCCTGGCTGGACAACCATTAAAAAACACCCGGACATCCCGGATTGCTTAA
- a CDS encoding aldo/keto reductase, with product MQQKILGDTGLKVTEFCLGVLPMGPMQANLPPDTCAAIIRQAVEWGVNFIDTAEVYRTQSYIGQALKGFSAPVTIATKSHAETYDLMARAVEKALNELQRDRIEIFHLHAARVNPDVFQVRAGALKFLHEMKDQKVISAVGISTHDVRIARLAAEREEIDVVFPIINIVGMGILNGSIEGMIEAINFAASRGKGVYAMKALAGGLLLDRMEESINWVRAIEGIHAVSVGVVSQAELIINLKLFGVSGLPEAEVISQKSKKLLLLSRFCKGCGTCIDACPNHALSMAENKAVVDHDKCLLCGYCTPHCPEFAIRFI from the coding sequence TTGCAGCAAAAAATATTAGGCGATACCGGTCTTAAGGTAACGGAATTCTGCCTGGGCGTCCTGCCCATGGGCCCCATGCAGGCTAACCTGCCGCCGGATACCTGCGCGGCAATCATCCGTCAGGCGGTGGAGTGGGGAGTTAATTTTATTGACACGGCGGAAGTTTACAGAACTCAGAGCTACATTGGCCAAGCTTTAAAAGGTTTTTCCGCACCGGTAACCATTGCTACCAAATCTCACGCAGAAACCTACGACCTGATGGCCCGCGCCGTCGAGAAGGCTTTAAATGAATTGCAGCGGGACAGGATCGAGATTTTTCATCTTCATGCGGCCAGGGTAAACCCGGATGTTTTCCAGGTGCGAGCAGGGGCCTTGAAATTTTTACATGAAATGAAGGATCAAAAGGTGATCAGTGCGGTGGGGATTTCTACCCATGACGTGCGGATAGCCCGCCTGGCAGCCGAACGGGAGGAAATCGATGTTGTTTTTCCCATTATTAACATAGTAGGCATGGGTATCTTGAATGGCTCCATAGAAGGCATGATTGAGGCTATTAATTTTGCAGCTTCCCGGGGGAAAGGGGTATATGCCATGAAAGCTCTGGCCGGCGGGCTCCTGCTTGATCGAATGGAAGAAAGTATCAACTGGGTGCGGGCAATCGAGGGCATTCACGCAGTTTCCGTTGGGGTAGTTTCCCAGGCTGAGCTGATAATTAACTTGAAATTGTTTGGTGTCTCCGGCCTGCCGGAGGCAGAGGTCATCTCGCAAAAGAGCAAAAAATTGTTGCTTCTCTCCAGGTTTTGCAAGGGCTGTGGCACTTGTATCGATGCCTGTCCCAACCATGCCTTGTCAATGGCTGAAAATAAGGCAGTGGTCGATCATGACAAATGCCTGCTCTGTGGATATTGTACTCCGCACTGCCCCGAGTTTGCCATCAGGTTTATTTAG